In Micromonospora sp. NBC_01813, the following are encoded in one genomic region:
- a CDS encoding RICIN domain-containing protein: MLLRPPQKSVIRPPRRRLAAVLSALVLAVTALAAPLVAAPSAHAAAPCAADEYGPYWFGNVNASRTRGTTVVLAIDSPWGNWSKAYLWSYNNDNRQKFCLRPNSSTGDVNYYQFRYAANLDLCLTAPTLAAGQRLELLSCNSSLGQVWGWVPNGTAIVNGVTWAAIRFHERSSGMCMDVYGGYTGNGTAVQLFTCKAGDHQRWF, from the coding sequence GTGCTCTTGCGACCACCTCAGAAGTCAGTCATCCGACCGCCACGGCGGCGGCTCGCCGCGGTGCTCAGCGCACTCGTGCTGGCGGTCACCGCGCTCGCCGCTCCCCTGGTTGCCGCCCCCAGCGCCCACGCCGCCGCCCCCTGTGCGGCCGACGAATACGGTCCCTACTGGTTCGGCAACGTCAACGCGTCGAGGACCCGTGGCACCACCGTGGTGCTGGCCATCGACTCGCCCTGGGGCAACTGGTCGAAGGCCTACCTGTGGAGCTACAACAACGACAACCGGCAGAAGTTCTGTCTGCGACCCAACAGCTCCACCGGCGACGTGAACTACTACCAGTTCCGGTACGCCGCCAACCTCGACCTCTGCCTCACCGCGCCGACTCTGGCGGCCGGGCAGCGGCTCGAACTCCTCTCATGCAATTCGAGTCTTGGCCAGGTCTGGGGTTGGGTCCCGAACGGCACCGCCATTGTCAACGGCGTGACGTGGGCCGCCATCCGGTTCCACGAGAGATCATCCGGTATGTGCATGGATGTCTACGGCGGCTACACCGGCAACGGAACGGCGGTGCAGTTGTTCACCTGCAAGGCCGGCGACCACCAGCGCTGGTTCTGA
- a CDS encoding UPF0182 family membrane protein has product MVMRNSPMPGMSRRGRVTVGVLIGIFLLFTLLGWGVNAWTDWLWFEEVDYTQVFTGVLFTRLALFAAVGLAMALVIGVNLWLAYRLRPALRPHSPEQVSLERYRMLLTPRIGAWIAVASLLVGIFAGMSAQSRWSQWMLFRNSQEFGVVDPEFGIDVGFYVFEYPFLRYLLGLAFTAVVLAVIGGLAMHYIFGGVRLQGIGDRMTTAARAHLTSLVAIFVLFKAVAYVLDRRGMLLEYNAEAGIYGAGYADINALLPAKEILAYISIVVAIAIVVFSNAVMRNLVWPGISLALLGVSAVAIGGIYPWAVQTFEVNPSLRDKESEFIERGITATREAFGLDISEQSAYPATNLTPPASLATDTAVVPNIRLLDPQLVSETYTQLQQVRGFYDFGTKLDIDRYTIDDQTQDYVVGMREINYGELTEQQSNWINRHTVFTHGYGMVGAPANQVVCGGQPYFVSGFLGDQAQEQCSSSTEEIPVEQPRIYFGEQMDGTDYAIVGSPGDTNVEFDRPTSSGGEQYYTYSGSGGVEVGSFSRKLLYAIKEQETNFLLSEAVNENSKLLYIRNPRDRVEKVAPFLTLDGDPYPAVVDGRIQWIVDGYTTSATYPYSERVNLQAETADELTGQGTFALARENVNYLRNSVKATVDAYDGTVRLYEFDENDPVLKAWNAAFGGDLVIPKAETPQSLQAHFRYPADLFKVQRNLLARYHVTNPAEFFSGQDFWEVPNVPDAPDSEVKQPPYYLMTQWPEQDEPRFQLTSAVTPAGRQNLAGLISGSYVDGQPQLQVLELPDQTAVSGPVQVHQRMTNNAAIRQQLNLLTSNQAQVQYGNLLSLPFANGMLYVEPVYVKSNQTNAYPLLQRVLLSYGDGGSYVVLANSVQDGIRQLIEQAEEGAPPPPAEGEEGEEGEGEEPGGTPTPTPPTDPGLITPELQAAAAEVSAAIDEARAAQAAGDFQRYGEALARLDAAMTAFQAAQQAAGIGGAAAPPPAADPGADPSPTG; this is encoded by the coding sequence GTGGTCATGCGTAACAGTCCTATGCCCGGAATGAGCCGTCGGGGCCGTGTCACGGTCGGCGTACTCATCGGGATCTTCCTTTTATTCACCCTGCTCGGCTGGGGGGTGAACGCCTGGACCGACTGGTTGTGGTTCGAGGAAGTGGACTACACGCAGGTCTTCACCGGCGTGCTGTTCACCCGGCTGGCGCTGTTCGCCGCGGTCGGGCTGGCGATGGCCCTGGTCATCGGCGTCAACCTGTGGCTGGCGTACCGGCTGCGCCCGGCCCTGCGGCCGCACTCGCCGGAACAGGTCAGCCTGGAGCGGTACCGGATGCTGCTGACCCCGCGCATCGGCGCGTGGATCGCGGTGGCGTCGTTGCTGGTCGGGATCTTCGCCGGGATGTCGGCCCAGAGCCGGTGGAGCCAGTGGATGCTGTTCCGCAACTCCCAGGAGTTCGGCGTCGTCGACCCCGAGTTCGGCATCGACGTCGGCTTCTACGTCTTCGAGTATCCGTTCCTGCGCTACCTGCTGGGGCTGGCCTTCACCGCCGTCGTGCTGGCGGTGATCGGTGGCCTGGCCATGCACTACATCTTCGGCGGGGTCCGGCTGCAGGGCATCGGTGACCGGATGACCACCGCCGCGCGCGCCCACCTGACGTCGCTGGTGGCGATCTTCGTGCTGTTCAAGGCCGTGGCGTACGTGCTGGACCGGCGCGGAATGCTGCTGGAGTACAACGCCGAGGCGGGGATCTACGGTGCCGGCTACGCCGACATCAACGCGCTGCTGCCGGCCAAGGAGATCCTCGCCTACATCTCGATCGTGGTGGCGATCGCGATCGTCGTGTTCTCCAACGCGGTGATGCGCAACCTGGTCTGGCCGGGCATCTCGCTGGCGTTGCTGGGTGTCTCCGCGGTGGCGATCGGCGGCATCTACCCGTGGGCGGTGCAGACCTTCGAGGTCAACCCGAGCCTGCGGGACAAGGAGTCGGAGTTCATCGAGCGCGGCATCACCGCCACCCGGGAAGCGTTCGGGCTGGACATCAGCGAGCAGTCGGCGTACCCGGCGACGAACCTGACCCCGCCGGCGAGCCTGGCCACCGACACCGCCGTGGTGCCGAACATCCGGCTGCTGGACCCGCAGCTGGTCTCCGAGACCTACACCCAGCTGCAGCAGGTGCGTGGCTTCTACGACTTCGGCACCAAGCTCGACATCGACCGGTACACCATCGACGACCAGACCCAGGACTACGTCGTCGGCATGCGGGAGATCAACTACGGCGAGTTGACCGAGCAGCAGAGCAACTGGATCAACCGGCACACCGTCTTCACCCACGGGTACGGCATGGTCGGCGCCCCGGCCAACCAGGTGGTCTGCGGCGGCCAGCCGTACTTCGTCTCCGGCTTCCTCGGTGACCAGGCGCAGGAGCAGTGTTCGTCGTCGACCGAGGAGATCCCGGTCGAGCAGCCACGGATCTACTTCGGCGAGCAGATGGACGGCACCGACTACGCGATCGTCGGCTCGCCCGGCGACACCAACGTCGAGTTCGACCGGCCGACGAGCAGCGGCGGCGAGCAGTACTACACCTACTCCGGTTCCGGTGGCGTCGAGGTCGGTTCGTTCAGCCGCAAGCTGCTGTACGCGATCAAGGAGCAGGAGACCAACTTCCTGCTCTCCGAGGCGGTCAACGAGAACTCCAAGCTGCTGTACATCCGTAACCCGCGCGACCGGGTGGAGAAGGTCGCGCCCTTCCTCACCCTGGACGGCGACCCGTACCCGGCGGTGGTGGACGGCCGGATCCAGTGGATCGTGGACGGCTACACCACGTCGGCGACCTACCCGTACTCCGAGCGGGTCAACCTGCAGGCGGAGACCGCCGACGAGCTGACCGGCCAGGGCACCTTCGCGCTGGCCCGGGAGAACGTCAACTACCTCCGCAACTCGGTCAAGGCGACCGTCGACGCGTACGACGGCACGGTGCGGCTGTACGAGTTCGACGAGAACGACCCGGTGCTCAAGGCGTGGAACGCGGCCTTCGGCGGTGACCTGGTGATCCCGAAGGCGGAGACCCCGCAGTCGCTGCAGGCACACTTCCGCTACCCGGCTGACCTGTTCAAGGTGCAGCGCAACCTGCTGGCCCGATACCACGTCACCAACCCGGCGGAGTTCTTCTCCGGGCAGGACTTCTGGGAGGTGCCGAACGTCCCGGACGCGCCGGACAGTGAGGTCAAGCAGCCGCCGTACTACCTGATGACCCAGTGGCCGGAGCAGGACGAGCCGCGCTTCCAGTTGACCTCGGCGGTGACGCCGGCCGGCCGGCAGAACCTGGCCGGGCTGATCTCCGGGTCGTACGTCGACGGGCAGCCGCAGCTGCAGGTGCTGGAGTTGCCGGATCAGACGGCGGTCTCCGGCCCGGTGCAGGTGCACCAGCGGATGACCAACAACGCGGCGATCCGGCAGCAACTGAACCTGTTGACGTCGAACCAGGCTCAGGTGCAGTACGGCAACCTGCTGTCGTTGCCGTTCGCCAACGGCATGCTCTACGTCGAGCCGGTGTACGTGAAGAGCAACCAGACCAACGCGTACCCGCTGTTGCAGCGGGTGCTGCTCTCCTACGGTGACGGTGGCTCGTACGTGGTGCTCGCCAACAGCGTGCAGGACGGCATCCGGCAGCTGATCGAGCAGGCCGAGGAGGGCGCGCCGCCACCGCCGGCGGAGGGCGAGGAAGGTGAGGAAGGCGAGGGCGAGGAGCCGGGCGGCACGCCGACCCCGACCCCGCCGACCGACCCGGGTCTGATCACGCCGGAGCTGCAGGCGGCCGCCGCCGAGGTCAGCGCCGCGATCGACGAGGCCCGCGCCGCGCAGGCCGCCGGGGACTTCCAGCGGTACGGCGAGGCGCTGGCCCGGCTGGACGCCGCGATGACGGCGTTCCAGGCAGCCCAGCAGGCAGCCGGGATCGGCGGTGCCGCAGCCCCACCGCCGGCCGCCGACCCGGGCGCCGACCCGTCGCCGACGGGCTGA
- a CDS encoding YlbL family protein: MRRRGVTVILGALLTALLAYGVFAAPVPYVVLGPGPTVDTLGQDNGEDVIQISGIDTSTSAGQLRLTTVGVRPNVGLREAVAGWLSDSEAVVPYDAIYPPGETREEVEERNAEDFAASQTSAETAALRQLGYPVQVLVRAVTPDGPSVGLLQVDDVVTSVDGTPVSSATQLTELVRAEPVGATLTVGYTRDDEPGSTEITTRATDGGPPRIGIEITEDQPHPFELTIDLDEIGGPSAGLMFALGIIDKIETTDLTGGKIIAGTGTIDHEGNVGAIGGIPQKLVGARSAGAVAFLVPESNCAEAVANAVPDLPLLRVATLDEALTALEDLRGGREPTLCDGG, encoded by the coding sequence ATGAGACGTCGCGGTGTAACGGTCATCCTCGGCGCACTGCTCACCGCACTGCTCGCCTACGGCGTGTTCGCCGCCCCGGTGCCGTACGTGGTGCTCGGCCCCGGTCCGACGGTCGACACGCTGGGCCAGGACAACGGCGAGGACGTCATCCAGATCTCCGGGATCGACACGTCGACCTCCGCCGGACAGCTGCGGCTCACCACGGTCGGCGTACGGCCGAACGTGGGGCTGCGCGAAGCGGTCGCCGGCTGGCTCAGCGACTCCGAGGCCGTCGTGCCCTACGACGCCATCTACCCGCCGGGGGAGACCCGCGAGGAGGTCGAGGAACGCAACGCGGAGGACTTCGCGGCGTCGCAGACCAGCGCCGAGACGGCCGCGTTGCGTCAGCTCGGATACCCGGTCCAGGTGCTGGTCCGGGCGGTCACCCCGGACGGTCCGTCGGTGGGGCTGCTCCAGGTCGACGACGTGGTCACCTCCGTCGACGGCACCCCGGTCAGCTCGGCCACCCAGCTGACCGAGCTGGTCCGGGCCGAGCCGGTGGGGGCGACGCTGACCGTCGGCTACACCCGCGACGACGAGCCGGGCAGCACCGAGATCACCACCCGCGCCACCGACGGCGGGCCGCCGCGGATCGGCATCGAGATCACCGAGGACCAGCCGCACCCGTTCGAGTTGACCATCGACCTGGACGAGATCGGCGGGCCGAGCGCCGGCCTGATGTTCGCCCTCGGCATCATCGACAAGATCGAGACGACGGACCTCACCGGCGGCAAGATCATCGCCGGTACGGGGACCATCGACCACGAAGGCAACGTCGGTGCCATCGGCGGCATCCCGCAGAAGCTGGTCGGGGCCAGGTCCGCCGGCGCCGTCGCGTTCCTGGTGCCCGAGTCGAACTGCGCCGAAGCGGTGGCGAACGCCGTACCGGATCTGCCGCTGCTGCGGGTGGCGACGCTCGACGAGGCGCTCACCGCGCTCGAGGACCTGCGCGGCGGGCGTGAGCCGACCCTGTGTGACGGCGGCTGA
- a CDS encoding zinc-dependent metalloprotease has protein sequence MPDTPFGFQLPGGQPPDPNDPQQLQQFMAQLQQLLAAGGGSGGGPVNWDLARQVAASQLASAGDPAVNPHEWHAVTEALRVADLWLEASSALPSGIRTSVAWNRNEWIYRTLDVWRKLCDPVAGRMVGAMGDLVPPEARGQLGPMHAMMTTLGGALFGGQLGQALGSLATEVLSASDIGLPLGPAGTAALLPANIRAYGDGLELPEDEVRLYVALREAAHQRLFEHVPWLRGHVLAAVETYASGITVNREAIEEALGRVDPTNPESMQEIAMEGIFTPEDTPAQQASLARIETVLALIEGWVCHVVDSSSADRLPNVAKLAEAFRRRRAAGGPAEQTFAALVGLELRPRRLREATALWAALATHRGIDGRDAVWSHPDLLPSDTDFADPEAFAQAKLDFDLGDMDFGSPPAEAPEPPKRPDPDSSE, from the coding sequence GTGCCTGATACTCCGTTCGGTTTCCAGCTTCCCGGCGGCCAGCCCCCGGACCCCAATGACCCGCAGCAGCTGCAGCAGTTCATGGCGCAGCTACAGCAACTGCTCGCCGCCGGCGGCGGCAGCGGTGGCGGCCCGGTGAACTGGGATCTGGCCCGCCAGGTGGCGGCCAGCCAGCTCGCCTCGGCGGGCGACCCCGCCGTCAACCCGCACGAGTGGCACGCGGTCACCGAGGCGCTGCGCGTCGCCGACCTGTGGCTGGAGGCCTCCTCGGCGCTGCCGTCGGGGATTCGGACATCGGTGGCCTGGAACCGCAACGAGTGGATCTACCGGACGCTGGACGTCTGGCGCAAACTCTGCGACCCGGTCGCCGGGCGGATGGTCGGCGCGATGGGTGACCTGGTGCCGCCGGAGGCGCGCGGCCAGCTCGGCCCGATGCACGCGATGATGACGACGTTGGGCGGGGCGCTGTTCGGCGGGCAGCTCGGCCAGGCGCTCGGCTCGCTGGCGACCGAGGTCCTGTCGGCCAGCGACATCGGGCTGCCGCTGGGTCCGGCGGGCACGGCCGCGCTGCTGCCGGCCAACATCCGGGCGTACGGGGACGGCCTGGAACTGCCCGAGGACGAGGTCCGCCTCTACGTGGCGCTGCGCGAGGCGGCACATCAACGCCTGTTCGAGCATGTGCCGTGGCTGCGCGGGCACGTGCTCGCGGCGGTGGAGACGTACGCCTCGGGGATCACCGTCAACCGGGAGGCGATCGAGGAGGCGCTGGGTCGGGTCGATCCGACCAACCCGGAGTCGATGCAGGAGATCGCCATGGAGGGGATCTTCACGCCGGAGGACACCCCGGCGCAGCAGGCGTCGCTGGCCCGGATCGAGACCGTGCTGGCGCTGATCGAGGGTTGGGTGTGCCACGTCGTCGACAGTTCGTCGGCGGACCGGTTGCCGAACGTCGCGAAGCTGGCCGAGGCGTTCCGGCGGCGCCGGGCCGCCGGCGGGCCGGCGGAGCAGACCTTCGCCGCCCTGGTGGGCCTGGAGTTGCGGCCCCGGCGGCTACGGGAGGCCACCGCGTTGTGGGCGGCGCTGGCCACCCATCGGGGCATCGACGGACGCGACGCGGTGTGGAGCCACCCCGATCTGCTGCCCTCGGACACCGACTTCGCCGACCCGGAGGCGTTCGCCCAGGCCAAGCTCGACTTCGACCTGGGCGACATGGACTTCGGTTCGCCGCCGGCCGAGGCACCGGAGCCACCGAAGCGGCCCGATCCGGATTCGTCCGAGTAG